The Candidatus Latescibacterota bacterium genome segment CCAGTTCGATTCGTTTTCATCAGCGTTTGACCCCTGTCAGGTCGTTCAATCGCGAGACACCTACGTCCTGTCTATGGTGTCCCACTGGTTCTCGTTCCCTCCGGGAGGGTCATAATGTCTGGGCAGTTCCTTGAAACGTATCCTCGTATCGGTACTGCCTGTATGATAATTCATCACGCATTCGAGTTTCTCCACATCCAGCAACTCGAGGAGCTCGTGCCCGAATTCGTGACCGATCACCTTGTTGACATGTTCTTCGGTATCGGTATCTTCCTGGACCCAGGCCGGATTACCGCTCAATCCTCCGAGCGGCCACCATATGCCCTCCGTGATCGGATGGGCTTTGGTCAGAGGACTGGCCAGAGTGATGACCCTGGTCGTTGTATTGGTAGCTGTGATCTCTATTGTCTCGTAATTTCCGGGGCCTCCGAACCTGTACTCCCTGGGAGTGAGATAGGCCATCGTCCGCTCACCGAGGTGCGCTCCCATCGTTATCGTCGGATTCCCAATAGAAGCCACCGATCCCAGATTAAAAAGCCAGGACAGCTTTTTCACTATTGCTATCTTTTTGCCCGTACCGGTGAGAGCGTCCGTTACCAATTGTTGACCGGCCGAGATCCTTCCCGCCTCAAGGACAAGAGCCCCGGCGCCGTCTGGATCAAAATTGACGTCGAGCGCTCCTCCGTCACTACTGTAGTCTGTCAGCCTGATCGTCGTGACGGCCTGCTTGTAAAATCCTCTGAGAGCTGTCTGGGTGTTAGCGACGCTGAAGCTTGGCCTGGTCAGCCTCGTCGGGGCCGACGTGCTGTCCCAGACCTTGGCGACCTTTGCGGTATATGACTTCTCCGCGTAGACATTTACGGCAAGACTGGCACAAATCGGACCGTCATCGGTATTGGCCCTCGCGTGAATCAATGTCTCTGCCTTGGTCTTGTTTTTTCCATCGATAAACAGGGTGAACGTCATAGGAGGCACGCCGTCAAGGACAGCCTCGGCTGTCGTGTCATCATCAGAAGTGAAACGGATAAGCCCCGGACTCGCCCCGCCAGTTACGGTGACCTGGACCCGCGTACGCGTATTCTTTTTTACCGAGATATGCGGAGTCTCTCCATCCGGCGTATGATCGTCCATATCGGCACCCATCCCATCAAACGAGTACCCCTGGATAGATGACGCAGCAAATGTCACAGTGAAAACAGTGACCCTGGTGACTACCGAAGGCATCTGATCTCCGCCCTCGGGCGTGAAACGGAGTTCGATCGCCTCAGACAAGGCTCTTTCACTCACGTCGTCGCCAGCCGTTATCGTGACTGTATCTGTAGTCTCGTCGGAAAGTGTTATCTTCGAGCTGGATGTGGCCCACGCCCAGGTTCCGGCTGTGTCCTCGTCCAGCACCGCTCTCATGCGTACCGATCCACCCGCAGGGATGATCGTCGAGGGGCGCGCGGTCCCGTCTACTGCCCTTATCCTGTATGGAGGGGGAGCGGTGAATTCTGCTGTCCCGCCGCTCGGAGCCGGCGCTACATTACCCTCCGCCCCGGGAATGTAGACCCTGTCCCCTGGCAGCAGTCTGTCCGGGCCACTGCGTGTCTCGCGAAGCTCTTCATTGTTATCATCATTCCATATCGCCTGCCATCCCCCCTCCACCCTGTGGGTGCGGGCGAGTGCCGAAAGCGTGTCTCCACTTCTCACTGTATATTCGAAACCGGGCAACCCTTAACCCTCCTGTTGACTTTCCGCCTGTCCTTCCTGATCCTCCCGCTGTCCCCCCGATTGTCCTTCCTCTTCCTCCTGCTGAGTCCCGGACTGCTCTTCAGAATCTTCCCCATCCTCTTCCTCTCCTCCCTGAGTCTCCTCCTGCTCGACTTCATCGGCGGGAGGGTCGACCTGCCTCATGTCGGGGAACTCGACCTTTACATGTCCGGGGGGGATACCTTCTTCCCTTGCTTTCCCATCAGAATCGAGGTTCCCGTCCCTCGTAGATCCATCGGGCATGTGCAGCACATAACGTTCGTCCGCTTTCGGGACATTGCCCGCGTCCCTGAGTACTATCTCGATATAGTCCTTGAAGGTCAGCAGTCCCGACTCCTGTCCGGCACCGGCCTTGAACCCTTTAATATCTATGATGAAAAAATACTCTGGCGGATTATACTCTCCACCATACCTGCCCACTTCCTCGCTGGTCGGTAGTTCATCGGCATCTTCGTGATACTCGTATTCCCACTCGAGCTCAAGTTTCATATCCCTTATCTCAGCAGGAATCTCTACGATCTTGTCGTGCGCACTATCGTTGTCGTATTCGAGTATAGTGACAAGGGCTTCAGTACCTGCCTCGACCCTTTCAACATCAGCAGTGAGCTTCAGGACATCGCCCCTTCGAGCCTCCTGCGCGCTCCAGGCCATATTGGTAATAAGCGGCGCGGGATATACGGGGATCCGGCTCGACTCGCCGTCGATGCTGTTCGCGGATAATTTAACCTCGAACCAGATCATGTCGCCGGGCTCTACGTCTTCCGGGATGTCGATCTCACCTGTATATTTGTTCGCGTTTATTGTGTCCTTGATCTTGTCGAATTTTTTGCCGCCCTCGCTCTTTCCCGAGATCTCGATCTTCGCTCCATTTCCGACAAAGACGGTCCCGACCTCAAGCCTGGCAGGATATCCGGAAAATGCGGATCCCTGGGACCAGTCCGCGTAGATCAACCCCGAGTCGAGCTTGATCTCCTCTTCGGAGTCTACCGGTTTTTTGAATTCAGACTCGGGCATATTCAATCTTTCGTTGGTTCATATGTTCCAGGAAGCAGCCCTTCGACCAGCTTTTTAACCTGAGCGCCCAGCATCTTGTACGACTTTTTCGAAAACTCCAGATCGAAACTGTATCCATACTTCTCGCGGAGTATGAATATATGTTTCTTGAATATCTTCACGCCTTCAGTGGGTATCCATCTATATACAAGTTCATAGGTGGGATAGCATCCCGGTATCGTCGTTTCCTCGTCCTTGAGTATTTCGACCCCGCTAATGGACTGAAGCAGGGGCTGAGTCCTCATCCTGGCGAACTCCGCCACATCAGTCTGCTGAAGGTTGCGGTCGATCACGAGCGTAAGCAGGTGTCGCTGGTCGTCGATGACCGGCCCATTGAAATGATAGACCGTCTGATCCTGCCATCCTTCCGGCAGTTCGAATCTGAAGCGATCGATAGTTTCCATAATCGTGATCTTCCTCTGTTATCCGTGACAATACTACCCGAGACAGTATAATTTACTGTCACTGATTATGTATATCCTTCCCTGCGAGTCGACCGCAGGCGGGATGCCGAATTCATCTCCCTCTTTTGATATGATGCTTTCAAAGATCCGTTCACCCGCGGGATCGTAGAGATACAGTACCGCACCGCTGTGTACCAGCACGTAATTTCCTTTTGTTACCGTCAGGACGGCCTTTTCGTCAAAAAACGGAGGTGTCGACCATTTTAATTCTCCGCCGGCCAGGCATTTCAGGCACATGTTATCGA includes the following:
- a CDS encoding LysM peptidoglycan-binding domain-containing protein; this encodes MPGFEYTVRSGDTLSALARTHRVEGGWQAIWNDDNNEELRETRSGPDRLLPGDRVYIPGAEGNVAPAPSGGTAEFTAPPPYRIRAVDGTARPSTIIPAGGSVRMRAVLDEDTAGTWAWATSSSKITLSDETTDTVTITAGDDVSERALSEAIELRFTPEGGDQMPSVVTRVTVFTVTFAASSIQGYSFDGMGADMDDHTPDGETPHISVKKNTRTRVQVTVTGGASPGLIRFTSDDDTTAEAVLDGVPPMTFTLFIDGKNKTKAETLIHARANTDDGPICASLAVNVYAEKSYTAKVAKVWDSTSAPTRLTRPSFSVANTQTALRGFYKQAVTTIRLTDYSSDGGALDVNFDPDGAGALVLEAGRISAGQQLVTDALTGTGKKIAIVKKLSWLFNLGSVASIGNPTITMGAHLGERTMAYLTPREYRFGGPGNYETIEITATNTTTRVITLASPLTKAHPITEGIWWPLGGLSGNPAWVQEDTDTEEHVNKVIGHEFGHELLELLDVEKLECVMNYHTGSTDTRIRFKELPRHYDPPGGNENQWDTIDRT
- a CDS encoding DUF1795 domain-containing protein, coding for METIDRFRFELPEGWQDQTVYHFNGPVIDDQRHLLTLVIDRNLQQTDVAEFARMRTQPLLQSISGVEILKDEETTIPGCYPTYELVYRWIPTEGVKIFKKHIFILREKYGYSFDLEFSKKSYKMLGAQVKKLVEGLLPGTYEPTKD